In one Xiphophorus couchianus chromosome 17, X_couchianus-1.0, whole genome shotgun sequence genomic region, the following are encoded:
- the LOC114160612 gene encoding leucine-rich repeat-containing G-protein coupled receptor 5A isoform X1 has product MREFGALLAVLAVLSVGLWSSEAGVRMQKAAAAGNSSGDSREESSRAAGHATCPGRCRCEGDGLLHRVDCSDLGLREIPSNLSVFTSYLDLSMNNLTVMTSGALSNLHFLEELRLAGNDLSFIPRGAFSGLYNLKVLMLQNNQLRSVPAEALTNLHNLQSLRLDANHISGVPPGCFFGLRSLRHLWLDDNALTEVPVKALGELPTLQAMTLALNHIAHIPDHAFSKLGRLVVLHLNNNRIVSMGNSCFHGLHSLETLDLNYNSLVEFPTAIHSLSHLKELGFHSNNIQSIPEHAFTGNPSLISLLFYDNPIQSVGRSAFQNLPELRTLSLNGAAELSEFPDLSGTKGLESLTITGARITSLPSSMCEQLPNLQLLDLSYNKIQTLPSFTGCESIQKIDLHHNEIEELRENTFTGLMTLRSLDLSWNRLSSVKPNSFFALTSLSKLDLSSNQLSSLPLTGLQSLTHIRLVGNDQLMELIPREDLPQVRVMELPYAFQCCAFISCEMRGEGGLSWKREEAADSTARDAPFLSSQVDQDWDDFLMEFEDEPKSQHSVHCSPTPGPFQPCLRLLGSWMIRGSVWLIAAISLVSNGLVVLSVFFSPASVVTPPKLLVGLLALVNGLMGVWSGWLAAVDAWTFGSFWRFGVKWESSFLCRLSGFLCVFASQTALFLLTVAALERCLSAAGATQSSKTDRSSGRSSSTLFIRLSIFLCFLLGFVITLPPLMAGHSSSSFCLPLPSSSSSSSTLAFAVSLVLFDSLCFLVMTLSYTRLYCRARKAPPNSDDDAPLTRHVAWLLFSNCLLYLPVAFLSFSSLLRLPAAGPEAAKGVLLLVTPLPACVNPLLYLLFNPLARGELAALAAHACRGAVATKLQRRGVTGGRPLDSKYDEDAEKQSCDSTQALVVVEGVKEEEEQSSKTQPSLSAAQRR; this is encoded by the exons tgatCTCAGTATGAATAATCTGACTGTGATGACCAGTGGAGCTTTGTCCAACCTGCACTTCTTGGAGGAACT ACGTTTGGCAGGAAACGATCTGTCCTTCATCCCCAGAGGAGCGTTCAGCGGCCTCTACAACCTCAAAGTGCT AATGCTACAGAACAACCAGCTGAGATCAGTTCCTGCTGAAGCACTCACCAACCTTCACAATCTTCAGTCTCT ccGGCTGGATGCGAATCACATCTCCGGCGTTCCGCCTGGCTGTTTCTTCGGTCTGCGCTCGCTTCGTCACCTCTGGCTGGATGACAACGCTCTGACGGAGGTGCCAGTGAAGGCTCTCGGAGAGCTGCCGACCCTGCAGGCCATGACGCTCGCCCTCAACCACATCGCCCACATCCCCGACCACGCGTTCAGCAAGCTGGGTCGCCTAGTGGTGCT GCATCTCAACAACAATAGGATTGTTTCCATGGGCAACAGCTGCTTCCACGGACTCCACAGTCTGGAGACGCT GGATTTAAACTACAACAGCCTGGTTGAGTTTCCTACAGCCATCCACTCACTCAGCCACCTCAAAGAGCT AGGTTTCCACAGCAACAACATCCAGTCCATCCCAGAGCACGCCTTCACTGGGAACCCGTCTCTGATCTCCTT gttGTTTTATGACAATCCAATTCAGTCTGTGGGACGGTCGGCCTTCCAGAACCTTCCAGAGCTTCGGACGCT ATCTCTGAACGGTGCGGCAGAACTCTCAGAGTTTCCAGATCTGTCGGGAACCAAGGGTCTGGAGAGCCT GACGATCACTGGAGCTCGGATCACGTCTCTTCCCAGTTCGATGTGTGAGCAGCTTCCAAACCTTCAGCTGCT cGACCTCTCGTATAACAAGATCCAGACTCTTCCGAGCTTCACTGGCTGTGAAAGCATCCAGAAGAT TGATCTTCACCATAACGAGATAGAGGAGCTGAGGGAGAACACTTTCACCGGCCTGATGACCCTTCGCTCGCT AGATTTATCCTGGAACCGGTTGTCATCTGTGAAGCCAAACTCATTCTTTGCTCTGACGTCTCTCTCCAAACT tgaCCTGTCATCCAATCAGCTGTCCTCTCTGCCTCTTACTGGTCTGCAGAGTTTAACTCACATTCGGCTGGTGGGAAACGATCAGCTGATGGAGTTAATACCCCGAGAAGACCTGCCACAAGTCAG GGTGATGGAGCTTCCCTACGCCTTCCAGTGCTGTGCCTTCATCTCCTGTGAGAtgagaggagaaggaggattATCCTGGAAAAGGGAAGAGGCAGCAGACTCTACAGCGAGAGACGCTCCTTTCCTTTCCAGTCAAG TGGACCAGGACTGGGACGATTTTCTGATGGAGTTTGAAGACGAACCCAAATCTCAGCACTCTGTTCACTGCAGCCCAACTCCAG GTCCGTTCCAGCCGTGTCTCCGCCTTCTCGGCAGCTGGATGATCCGAGGCAGCGTCTGGCTCATCGCTGCAATCTCATTGGTCAGCAACGGACTCGTCGTCCTGTCGGTCTTCTTCTCTCCAGCCAGCGTCGTCACGCCCCCCAAGCTCCTGGTTGGCCTGCTGGCTCTGGTGAACGGCCTGATGGGAGTGTGGAGCGGCTGGCTGGCGGCGGTGGACGCCTGGACGTTTGGCAGCTTCTGGAG GTTCGGGGTGAAGTGGGAGAGCAGCTTCCTGTGTCGTCTCAGCGgcttcctgtgtgtgtttgcatctCAGACCGCCCTCTTCCTGCTGACCGTCGCGGCTCTGGAGCGATGTCTGTCTGCTGCAGGTGCAACACAGAGCAGCAAAACTGACAGGAGCAGCG GTCGTTCTTCGTCGACGCTCTTCATCCGTTTGTCGATCTTCCTCTGCTTCCTGCTCGGCTTCGTCATCACTCTGCCTCCGCTGATGGCCGGTCACAGCAgctcctccttctgtttgccGCTGCCTTcgtcatcctcctcttcctccaccctGGCCTTCGCGGTCTCCTTGGTGCTCTTCGACTCGCTCTGTTTCCTCGTCATGACGCTCTCCTACACTCGCCTCTACTGCCGCGCCAGAAAAGCTCCGCCAAACTCCGATGACGACGCGCCGTTGACTCGTCACGTCGCCTGGCTGCTCTTCTCCAACTGCCTGCTCTACCTCCCCGTCgccttcctctccttctcctccctccTGCGGCTCCCCGCCGCCGGGCCGGAGGCGGCGAAGGGAGTCCTGCTGCTCGTGACGCCGCTTCCGGCTTGCGTAAACCCGCTTCTCTATCTCCTCTTCAACCCGCTTGCCAGGGGAGAGCTGGCGGCGCTGGCGGCTCACGCCTGCAGGGGCGCAGTGGCGACAAAGTTACAGAGAAGGGGCGTGACCGGAGGACGGCCGCTGGATTCAAAGTACGACGAGGACGCGGAGAAGCAGTCGTGTGACTCGACTCAAGCGCTGGTGGTTGTGGAAGGTgtgaaggaagaggaggagcagagtaGCAAGACGCAACCGTCGCTGTCGGCCGCCCAACGTCGCTAA
- the LOC114160612 gene encoding leucine-rich repeat-containing G-protein coupled receptor 5 isoform X2: protein MYELETCRLDANHISGVPPGCFFGLRSLRHLWLDDNALTEVPVKALGELPTLQAMTLALNHIAHIPDHAFSKLGRLVVLHLNNNRIVSMGNSCFHGLHSLETLDLNYNSLVEFPTAIHSLSHLKELGFHSNNIQSIPEHAFTGNPSLISLLFYDNPIQSVGRSAFQNLPELRTLSLNGAAELSEFPDLSGTKGLESLTITGARITSLPSSMCEQLPNLQLLDLSYNKIQTLPSFTGCESIQKIDLHHNEIEELRENTFTGLMTLRSLDLSWNRLSSVKPNSFFALTSLSKLDLSSNQLSSLPLTGLQSLTHIRLVGNDQLMELIPREDLPQVRVMELPYAFQCCAFISCEMRGEGGLSWKREEAADSTARDAPFLSSQVDQDWDDFLMEFEDEPKSQHSVHCSPTPGPFQPCLRLLGSWMIRGSVWLIAAISLVSNGLVVLSVFFSPASVVTPPKLLVGLLALVNGLMGVWSGWLAAVDAWTFGSFWRFGVKWESSFLCRLSGFLCVFASQTALFLLTVAALERCLSAAGATQSSKTDRSSGRSSSTLFIRLSIFLCFLLGFVITLPPLMAGHSSSSFCLPLPSSSSSSSTLAFAVSLVLFDSLCFLVMTLSYTRLYCRARKAPPNSDDDAPLTRHVAWLLFSNCLLYLPVAFLSFSSLLRLPAAGPEAAKGVLLLVTPLPACVNPLLYLLFNPLARGELAALAAHACRGAVATKLQRRGVTGGRPLDSKYDEDAEKQSCDSTQALVVVEGVKEEEEQSSKTQPSLSAAQRR, encoded by the exons ATGTACGAATTGGAAACTTG ccGGCTGGATGCGAATCACATCTCCGGCGTTCCGCCTGGCTGTTTCTTCGGTCTGCGCTCGCTTCGTCACCTCTGGCTGGATGACAACGCTCTGACGGAGGTGCCAGTGAAGGCTCTCGGAGAGCTGCCGACCCTGCAGGCCATGACGCTCGCCCTCAACCACATCGCCCACATCCCCGACCACGCGTTCAGCAAGCTGGGTCGCCTAGTGGTGCT GCATCTCAACAACAATAGGATTGTTTCCATGGGCAACAGCTGCTTCCACGGACTCCACAGTCTGGAGACGCT GGATTTAAACTACAACAGCCTGGTTGAGTTTCCTACAGCCATCCACTCACTCAGCCACCTCAAAGAGCT AGGTTTCCACAGCAACAACATCCAGTCCATCCCAGAGCACGCCTTCACTGGGAACCCGTCTCTGATCTCCTT gttGTTTTATGACAATCCAATTCAGTCTGTGGGACGGTCGGCCTTCCAGAACCTTCCAGAGCTTCGGACGCT ATCTCTGAACGGTGCGGCAGAACTCTCAGAGTTTCCAGATCTGTCGGGAACCAAGGGTCTGGAGAGCCT GACGATCACTGGAGCTCGGATCACGTCTCTTCCCAGTTCGATGTGTGAGCAGCTTCCAAACCTTCAGCTGCT cGACCTCTCGTATAACAAGATCCAGACTCTTCCGAGCTTCACTGGCTGTGAAAGCATCCAGAAGAT TGATCTTCACCATAACGAGATAGAGGAGCTGAGGGAGAACACTTTCACCGGCCTGATGACCCTTCGCTCGCT AGATTTATCCTGGAACCGGTTGTCATCTGTGAAGCCAAACTCATTCTTTGCTCTGACGTCTCTCTCCAAACT tgaCCTGTCATCCAATCAGCTGTCCTCTCTGCCTCTTACTGGTCTGCAGAGTTTAACTCACATTCGGCTGGTGGGAAACGATCAGCTGATGGAGTTAATACCCCGAGAAGACCTGCCACAAGTCAG GGTGATGGAGCTTCCCTACGCCTTCCAGTGCTGTGCCTTCATCTCCTGTGAGAtgagaggagaaggaggattATCCTGGAAAAGGGAAGAGGCAGCAGACTCTACAGCGAGAGACGCTCCTTTCCTTTCCAGTCAAG TGGACCAGGACTGGGACGATTTTCTGATGGAGTTTGAAGACGAACCCAAATCTCAGCACTCTGTTCACTGCAGCCCAACTCCAG GTCCGTTCCAGCCGTGTCTCCGCCTTCTCGGCAGCTGGATGATCCGAGGCAGCGTCTGGCTCATCGCTGCAATCTCATTGGTCAGCAACGGACTCGTCGTCCTGTCGGTCTTCTTCTCTCCAGCCAGCGTCGTCACGCCCCCCAAGCTCCTGGTTGGCCTGCTGGCTCTGGTGAACGGCCTGATGGGAGTGTGGAGCGGCTGGCTGGCGGCGGTGGACGCCTGGACGTTTGGCAGCTTCTGGAG GTTCGGGGTGAAGTGGGAGAGCAGCTTCCTGTGTCGTCTCAGCGgcttcctgtgtgtgtttgcatctCAGACCGCCCTCTTCCTGCTGACCGTCGCGGCTCTGGAGCGATGTCTGTCTGCTGCAGGTGCAACACAGAGCAGCAAAACTGACAGGAGCAGCG GTCGTTCTTCGTCGACGCTCTTCATCCGTTTGTCGATCTTCCTCTGCTTCCTGCTCGGCTTCGTCATCACTCTGCCTCCGCTGATGGCCGGTCACAGCAgctcctccttctgtttgccGCTGCCTTcgtcatcctcctcttcctccaccctGGCCTTCGCGGTCTCCTTGGTGCTCTTCGACTCGCTCTGTTTCCTCGTCATGACGCTCTCCTACACTCGCCTCTACTGCCGCGCCAGAAAAGCTCCGCCAAACTCCGATGACGACGCGCCGTTGACTCGTCACGTCGCCTGGCTGCTCTTCTCCAACTGCCTGCTCTACCTCCCCGTCgccttcctctccttctcctccctccTGCGGCTCCCCGCCGCCGGGCCGGAGGCGGCGAAGGGAGTCCTGCTGCTCGTGACGCCGCTTCCGGCTTGCGTAAACCCGCTTCTCTATCTCCTCTTCAACCCGCTTGCCAGGGGAGAGCTGGCGGCGCTGGCGGCTCACGCCTGCAGGGGCGCAGTGGCGACAAAGTTACAGAGAAGGGGCGTGACCGGAGGACGGCCGCTGGATTCAAAGTACGACGAGGACGCGGAGAAGCAGTCGTGTGACTCGACTCAAGCGCTGGTGGTTGTGGAAGGTgtgaaggaagaggaggagcagagtaGCAAGACGCAACCGTCGCTGTCGGCCGCCCAACGTCGCTAA